Below is a window of Candidatus Nitrosotenuis uzonensis DNA.
GGGATGTCAAGACACAATTGCCAAAGAAAGGTAATCCAGTATGGATATTCCCAACAGATACCACTAACTTTGATAGGATTCAGGCGGACATTGATTCTATGATGGAGACTATAGTATCGGTACAAAACGAGCCAAAGAACAGTGAGGCATTCAACACAGCAATGCTTGACATTCATTCAAGGGCAATAATGTTAAGGCAAAACCTGATGGATGCTACGCCCTACATGTATGCAAGCTTTTCAAATATTATATTCAGCTCCATTTGGATTGCTGCCATACTTGGAATATTTGCGATACTGAAAAGAAAGAAGGAGCAGCTAAAATCATACGACAAGTCGGAAGACGTCTAGCCTCGCAGAATCTTGGATAGGACGCCCTGCTTTCTCGGTTCTACTTTGTTATCTTCTGATTTTTCCTCAGAGAGCCTAAACTGTGAGATCATCTTTTGCAGCTGAGTTGCAAGCTCCGATAGCTGGTTTGCAGCAGATGCAATCTCGTGCGTCTGAGCAGTCTGCTGTTGTATAGCTGCAGATGCTTCCTCGGTTGCAGCCGCGTTCTGCTCTGCGACTGCTGCAATATCTGATGTATTTGCAGCTACTTCCTTTACTTTAACTACCTCGATCTGTGTGCCATCTGAGAGCTTTTTGACGTTGTTGGAGACTGATTTTATCTCAGCTGCTATATCGTCAAGGGATTTTAGTGAAGAATCAATTATCAGCTTTCCCTGGTTTACCTCAGTAGCACTAACCTCAATGTCCTGCACCACTGTCTGGGCATCCTCTTGAATCTGTTTTAGTTTCTCGTTTATCTCATCTGACGATCTTGCTGAGCTTTCTGCAAGGCGTCGTACTTCATCTGCCACTACTGCGAATCCTCTACCGGCCTCACCTGCACGGGCTGCCTCTATTGCGGCATTGAGTGCAAGCAGGTTTGTCTGGTCCGCAATCTGTCTTATGACATCTAACACTGCCGTTATCTCGCTAGTCCTGGCTGCAAGCTGGTGTACTTTTTGGGCAGATTGATTTGTGACTTTTATAATATTCTTCATTCTCTCGCCTGCCTCCTTTGCTGACTCTGATCCCTTCTCGGAGAGATTGCCTACGTGATTTGTTATTTCTACAGACTCGATCGCGTTTACCGCAAGATCCGAGATTGACTTGGAGAGCTCATCTACAATCTGTTTTGATTTTGAGAGTCCTTGCGCTTGCGATTCCGATCCCCTTGATACTTGATCCACTGTGGACGCAATTTGTTGAACTGACGAATTTAGCTCAGTTCCAGACGCTGCTATCTGCTGTGCGCTAGCAGAAACTGACTGAGCCGCAGCGTTTACTTCGGTTATTATGTTTTTAAGGTTGCTTGCCATCTGGCTTTCTGCCATGATGAGCCTGCCTATCTCATCATTTGATTTGGGCTGTTCTACTGTTACTGTAAGATCACCGTTGCTTATTCTTGACGCAATATCTGTTGCCTTTACTATGGGTTTTGTAATTGAGCGCGAAATAAAGAATGCAAATACTCCCACTGCCACATTCACGGTTATTCCAAGCATGACTGCTTGGAATGTCAGACCTGAGAGGTATTCTTGGGCTCTTGCATCATCTAACTGGCTTGCAATCTGACTTGATGAGTAATAGTTTCCAACTGAAATTGTCAAGACGGACACTATTGCAATTGCGTTAAACAGAATCTGCAATTTCCAGTTAAGTGAGCCATTAAATCCTTTGATCATAATGTATGTTTTTCATACTGTTGGATTATAGGCACAAGTGTGTTTGAGATAAACAAATTATTTGATGCTCATCGTGCGTATGTCTTGGTAATTATAACATAACCATATTATTATTAGTACGGTACAATACCGTACAACATGATAACATGCGAATATTGCACAAAGCAGTTCGTTGAAACCCTTACCGGTCTAACCGAAAAAACACTGCACGAGATACTTCATGGACCAGAATTGGTCAATGAGTAGCTACGCTCCTTTTTATCTTATTTTAGCCACATCTTTTATTATCAATAGCACTACGTAATGCTGTGAGCGCAAAAAAGACTGCAAAAAAATCAGCAGAAAAGCAACCTACCTCCGGCCTTGCTAAAAAAGATAGCATGACGCTTGCAAAAAAAGTAGCGGCAGTATCGGACTCTACAAAGGCTCTCTCAAAAGAATTAAAATCAATGTCAAAGATTTTTGCTGATAATCAAAAAGTGCTTATCTCTATTAAGGATATGATAGATTCACTGACCTCTGCTCTTGAGCAGATCCAAAAACAATCAAAACAAATGACGCTCATAGAGGAGGACAACCAACGCTTGTTTGCAGGACTTAACCAGGTCAGGGCGCAAGCATCCATGATTACAAAAATAAACGAACATGCGGCGCGACTACAAGATCAGGTAAACAAGATATCGCAGGCCCAAAAGGAGGCACCAGATCCGGAAAGCATAATCAAGGCAGTATCTGATAGCCAAAACTCAATCCAAAACAACACTCACATGATAATCAAAATAGCTCAGAGGATAGACAAGATACAGGAAGACCTAACAGACCTCTCATCGAAGACTGAACACATCTTTACTGTCAATGAGGAAATGGCTGGTCTCAAAGAAAAAATACATGCACTTCACGAAAGAGCGGAAAAAAGCAACGTCGAATCGGAGATTGCATCCATTAAACAGGATCTTTTAGGAATTATCGAAAAGACAGGACAGGCATCGAAAATAGCGGCGGAGCTAGGCCTGATTCAGGAAAAAATAGGTTCTATATCGCAAAAGGCAGAGGGAATAGAATCTCTTGCAGGGAAGGTACAGCAACTTCAGGATATGCTCTTCTCAAATATGGCAAAGACCGAGGCAGTCACTCACCTTACAGGTGAGGTCCAAAAATTGGAATCTGAAATCTCCTCTCTAATTAAGAGGGCAGATGCCAACGCGTTTGTTGGAGAGAGCCTCAAGTCGGTACAGGAAGACTTTACATCCTTTAAGGAAAATGTGTTTAACAAGACCAATACCATTGATCAGAAAATATCTGCCATGTCTGATATGATAAAAAGATCTGATGCATCAATGTCTGAATTTCACAAAAAAACGGACAAGCTGTTCGGTGAGTTGCATGACGTACGAAACGTTACAAACAAGTCATCATCTAACGCATCAAAGGAGATAGTAGCTCTGCTCAAGCTGTCTGAATTCCAGTCTAACATCAGAATTGCAGCCGAGTCAAAATATGGCGAGATAAAAGATATCGAGAGGATGGCAGAGCAGACAGCATCGATAATCAATTTGTTTGACCGTCTCTCAATAGAATCGGAAGACAAGGTATCGCTTCCACACGAGGTAAGGCAGTGGGCAATAGGAAAAATGCTTGATTGTGCTGACCGGTGGGAGATACGCTTTGCCGACCTCTTCAACGTTCTGATAGGCAAGCTTGGAAAAGAGCTTGTAAAAGAAAACATCAGAATACAGCAGGTAAGAGATATTTTTGGAATACGTGGCGTTGACGAAATAAGAAAAGAGCTTAATCTGCAGCCATAACAGGCTTGCCATATTTTTGAGCAGTCAGATACCCCAGGTCTCATTCCACATTATGTTCAGATGACCTAATCATCACTCTGCAGGCTATAATGACTCGTAGCACAGATAATTTTAATTCTGTGGGAGTGTGGGCCTTTATCTAGTAGGCATCAAAGCATGTCTGACATAACAATTTTTCACTAAAGTGTTGTACAAGACTATCTTTGTTGTTAAAAAAAATTTCGGGGACTGGGCATTATGAATTCCCAGATTCTTGACAGGGTAGTAGCTTCAGGAATCTGTGGAATCAAAAAGGCAGAACTGAAAAAAATCTATGGCAAGGAGTGCGAGGATTCGCTTGAAACGCTTGCCAAGGATGATAAAATTGTGGTGGACAGCAAAGGAATAGCACATTATGTGTGGAGCAAGGAAAACTATATCTCTCATTTATCAGAGCATGATCCGAAATTCAAGATAATCTCAAGGTTGGTCAAGAACCTTGAGAATACCATAAACCAGATGAAAGTGGAAGAATCAGCCAAGCAGGAACAAAGGCCGGTGGATTTTAAGATGCATTTTGATCATGCGATCGTCGAGCTCTCATCGTCGCTTGGATGGGTTCCATTTGTTGGGATACGGGAAAAAATATGCAAGATGCTTGGAATCTCGCAGGAGTCTTTCTATTCATTGGCGTTAGAGTTAATCGAGTCAAATCACGGCAAATATGAAATTTCGACAGGGGGTCAGGAAGGTATCCATGTGCGCGGATTATTGCACGGATACATAAGGAGACTATGACGACCTATCCATACGGTCTGAAAGAGAATCCATACCCTAGCAGCCCTACGCCAACCGAACAGGACGCAAAAATCCTAGGCGGAACAAGACATCAGGAGGCAAAGGATGCAATCGTCAATTGTATATCTGACCTATACAGAAAGGTCTCCCGACGAAATTCCACCGATGATGATTTCAGATTGATTACCGTGGTACAGGATGTAGGGTCTGGCAAAACTCATCTTGCATTGCACATAAAGACGCTCAAGACAAGGCAGGACATAGCTACAAGCTATGTAGACCTTTCAACAATATCGCCCAAGACAAACGAGGGAATCTATAACGCAATAATCGAGGGATTTGGTAAGGAAATATTTGCCGAGCTTAGAGAAAGGCTTCTCTGGCAGATCTGTGAGCGAGCACAAAAGGGTGACATGCTTGCAAGGAAGGTTATTGGATACGGGTTTGTAGACAGACTAAAGGGTACTACGATGAAACAAAAGACCGAAGATATAGTTTATGATAAAAAGCCTATCCTAAAAGAGCATCTTGCAACATATCTTCAATTTAACCACTCATCTCACGAGTCTACCGTGCTCAAGAACATAATCCTTAGAGAATCTGACAGAATAACCAATCTTGACGAGCTACACGGAAGACTGGGAGCAATTGCCAAGTTCAGTCATGACTTGCTTGGAAAGGTGATTCTCTTTGAACTCGATGAGTTTGACTCTAACGAGGCAACGTTGGAGTTCATAAAATCTTTGATAAACGCACACATACCTGCGTCAGTACTGCTGTTGATTACAACACCATCCGTATACCTTGATGTGCAAAGGGTAAACCCATCAGTATTTGACAGGTTGGAAAAAGCCAACTACAAAATAGATCTGGCCGGGGCCAATTCTATTGACGAATTGATTGAAATAGCAATAGAATACATCAAGGAGGCTGACAAGACTGAGCGTTTCAACAAAAAAGAACAACAGGAACTTGCAGCGAAAATACGTGTCCTATGTGACGAGTTTCCCGAGTTTAGAAATGTGCGTTCCATAATCAATATACTGAATCATGCAGTTGAAGTTGCATCACGTATGGGAGAGTCGGAAATATCTGAGGCAGTCATAGATGAAACAATAAAGCAGACATATCCTGGTCTGAAGATAAAGGGAAGCATAATGGAAGTGCCTATATCGGAATTTATCAAAATCAAGCGGACGTCTGGAACAACTCAGAATCAGGTAAAACAGGCAGTTTCAAATCTTATCAACTATGCCCATGAGATGGGTAATGTCTCAAAATCTAACAAGCCTAATCCTTCGTTTGACGCTGTGTATTCCGATCCATTCGGAAATAAAATAGGAGTTACAGTAGTGATGGATTCCAATCATACAAAGAACTTTGAGACAATATCAAATGTGGTAAAGTCATCCGCATTCGTTGATAAACTGGTGATTCTAACAAATACAAGTATACCGCAGTCAGGACAGGCCACCATAGTGAACGTAGACAAGTCCAAGGTAATTGATCTGCTTTACTTTAACAACAAGTACACTGAGCGTAAGCTAGAAGAGCCAGAAACGGAGAAAATCAGGATGCTGGCCAAGACAATCTGTGTGATTTAGCCAAAGCAATTTTAGTCGTTCTGTTTTCTGTTTGATATGCAAAGATTGTCACTGCAGAACAAAAATGGTGATTTTGTGGCCCAGATCGGGAGCACAGTTGGTACCGTAAGTACTTTTGTGTTTGTATTAATCGGGATCATATCTATAATTAGTACCGCAGATAGACAAATCTGGGACTGAGTAATAGGAATGTCAGATGATGAGCTAAAGAAACTAATGGACAGAGTACATGTAGGGGTAACATCGTTTAACTACAATGGTATAGGAGTGCCATGCCTTATACTGGCTGAGAAAAAGTTTGACGATATAATGGTAAAAGTTGCAGGAAAGCCGCTCTCAGTTGACACGAATTTGAACATACTTCAGGACGGGCTTGGGCATGTGTTTGTAGAAATAGTACTTACGTTCTCGGAGGGCGGCATAGAGGAGAGAATATTGCTTTATGCAAATGAATCATTATCATTTTTTGAATCGCTTGCAAGCAGCTCTATGCTCGCGCTTTCGTCTCCTCACTCTCAAGTGGGAAAAGATAACGTGTTCATGATACAACTACCACGACCAGAAAAAATAACAAATGCTCTTGACATTATCAAAAAAGGTCTGGAAGCAAAAAAGTAGATTGTCATCATCAAAGCCAAAACGCTAGTACATAACAGACAACATTAATCAGTGACTGCTTTTGGCAAGTGATCTATGGCAAAATCACCTGATCTTCCCGCGCATCTTGACCAGGAAGTCAAGCCATACACAAACGTAGATGTGATCAAGCTTTCCGAATCGATACTCATACCTCTTGCATGTAAACACATGGTTAGGGCAAACACGGATGAAATCATAGTTGTGGATGAGAATGAGAATCCAATAGGAATAGTTACAGATGAGGACATTATAAAAAAAACATCTGAGGACTATGTCAATCCTGCAAAAACCACACTTGGGGACATAATGACATTTCCGCTAATATCTATAGATCAACACGCCACGTTGTCTGACGCATTGGAGCGCATGAAAGAACACAAGATAAGAAAGCTAGTTGTAGTCTCTGATGACAAAAAGATAGTTGGCATACTCTACAAAAACACCATCATTAATTTAATGAAAAAATATCTTGCTACCAGACAAGAAAAGAAATCTGCACTATGGTCTATAATGTGGAATCTCGGACTTGTCTTGCAATTTGCCGGAGTTCTCATGTTCGTTCCTGCCATAATTGCTACAGTATTGTGGGAGACAGTTCCTG
It encodes the following:
- a CDS encoding methyl-accepting chemotaxis protein — translated: MIKGFNGSLNWKLQILFNAIAIVSVLTISVGNYYSSSQIASQLDDARAQEYLSGLTFQAVMLGITVNVAVGVFAFFISRSITKPIVKATDIASRISNGDLTVTVEQPKSNDEIGRLIMAESQMASNLKNIITEVNAAAQSVSASAQQIAASGTELNSSVQQIASTVDQVSRGSESQAQGLSKSKQIVDELSKSISDLAVNAIESVEITNHVGNLSEKGSESAKEAGERMKNIIKVTNQSAQKVHQLAARTSEITAVLDVIRQIADQTNLLALNAAIEAARAGEAGRGFAVVADEVRRLAESSARSSDEINEKLKQIQEDAQTVVQDIEVSATEVNQGKLIIDSSLKSLDDIAAEIKSVSNNVKKLSDGTQIEVVKVKEVAANTSDIAAVAEQNAAATEEASAAIQQQTAQTHEIASAANQLSELATQLQKMISQFRLSEEKSEDNKVEPRKQGVLSKILRG
- a CDS encoding ATP-binding protein — protein: MTTYPYGLKENPYPSSPTPTEQDAKILGGTRHQEAKDAIVNCISDLYRKVSRRNSTDDDFRLITVVQDVGSGKTHLALHIKTLKTRQDIATSYVDLSTISPKTNEGIYNAIIEGFGKEIFAELRERLLWQICERAQKGDMLARKVIGYGFVDRLKGTTMKQKTEDIVYDKKPILKEHLATYLQFNHSSHESTVLKNIILRESDRITNLDELHGRLGAIAKFSHDLLGKVILFELDEFDSNEATLEFIKSLINAHIPASVLLLITTPSVYLDVQRVNPSVFDRLEKANYKIDLAGANSIDELIEIAIEYIKEADKTERFNKKEQQELAAKIRVLCDEFPEFRNVRSIINILNHAVEVASRMGESEISEAVIDETIKQTYPGLKIKGSIMEVPISEFIKIKRTSGTTQNQVKQAVSNLINYAHEMGNVSKSNKPNPSFDAVYSDPFGNKIGVTVVMDSNHTKNFETISNVVKSSAFVDKLVILTNTSIPQSGQATIVNVDKSKVIDLLYFNNKYTERKLEEPETEKIRMLAKTICVI